One window of Kosakonia cowanii JCM 10956 = DSM 18146 genomic DNA carries:
- a CDS encoding sugar ABC transporter substrate-binding protein: protein MKKIALSLLALGLLNALPGHAATPAPVPEAIANHNGPVRIALIRNLGSDDNTTQFVAGALQQGKKLGFKISTFLSNGDDAKFQDFVNQAISQKYDGIILSQGRDPYSTDLIKKAVAAGIKVAVFDTAVKGEIPGVTVTQQDDASLTKLSFGELVKDFNGKANIIKLWVAGFPPMERRQAAYAELLKANPGIKELESIGAVSSDVQGDTANKVGAVLAKYPKGQIDAIWGTWDAFSQGAYKALKENGRTEIKLYSIDVSNQDLQLMREAGSPWKVSVAVDPKLIGATNVRLIANKIAGEPTPATYDFKAAAIPQALLASQPGAVNVASLGKIIPGWGQTQDFIAPWFATLEAKNK from the coding sequence AGGATTACTGAATGCGCTGCCGGGCCACGCCGCAACACCTGCGCCGGTTCCGGAGGCCATCGCCAACCATAACGGCCCGGTGCGCATTGCGCTGATCCGTAACCTCGGCTCTGATGACAACACCACCCAGTTTGTCGCCGGTGCTTTGCAGCAGGGTAAAAAACTTGGCTTTAAGATCAGCACCTTTTTAAGCAACGGCGATGACGCCAAATTCCAGGACTTCGTTAACCAGGCGATCAGCCAGAAGTATGACGGCATTATTCTTTCGCAGGGGCGCGATCCCTACTCGACGGATCTGATCAAAAAAGCGGTCGCCGCCGGGATCAAAGTGGCGGTGTTTGATACCGCCGTTAAGGGCGAAATTCCGGGCGTTACCGTGACGCAGCAGGATGACGCCTCGCTGACCAAACTCTCCTTCGGCGAGCTGGTGAAAGATTTCAACGGCAAAGCCAACATTATCAAACTGTGGGTCGCCGGTTTCCCGCCGATGGAGCGCCGTCAGGCGGCCTATGCGGAACTGCTGAAAGCGAACCCGGGGATTAAAGAGCTGGAGTCGATTGGTGCCGTCTCTTCCGATGTGCAGGGCGACACGGCTAATAAGGTGGGCGCGGTGCTGGCGAAATACCCGAAAGGGCAGATTGATGCCATCTGGGGCACCTGGGATGCCTTCAGCCAGGGGGCCTATAAAGCGCTGAAAGAGAATGGCCGCACCGAGATCAAGCTCTACAGCATTGATGTCTCGAACCAGGATCTGCAACTGATGCGCGAAGCGGGCAGCCCGTGGAAGGTGAGCGTGGCGGTGGATCCGAAGCTGATTGGTGCCACCAACGTGCGCCTGATCGCCAATAAGATTGCCGGTGAACCGACGCCTGCGACTTACGATTTTAAAGCCGCCGCCATTCCGCAGGCGCTGCTCGCCAGCCAGCCTGGCGCGGTGAATGTGGCGTCGCTCGGCAAAATCATTCCCGGCTGGGGCCAGACGCAGGATTTTATTGCGCCGTGGTTTGCAACGCTCGAAGCGAAGAATAAATAG
- a CDS encoding LVIVD repeat-containing protein: MATELPRPDYSRNMRLIGHSDQGGRPDGVQLMVHRGFAYIGHMVSQGVSIVDVRDPKNPKPAGYIAAPPGTWNVHLQAHDDLLLVINARDLFADARFADEKVYYTRSVGETVSDVQDKGWSAGLRIFDISTPDKPREISFLSLEGIGIHRIWYVGGRWAYVSALIDGFTDYIFLTIDLKDPRKPEVAGRWWLPGMNQAAGETPGWEEGKRYALHHAIIAGDTAYGSWRDGGLTLLDVKDRTQPTLISHRNWSPPFGGGTHTALPLPDRDLLVVLDEAVLDNQEDGEKLIWLFDIREPANPVSIATFPQPDEIDYVAKGAHFGPHNLHENRPGSFISSTLIFATYQNAGVRAYDISNPYRPVETGALVPAAPEKMMDTRPGRPRVIQSCDVFVDAQGIIYSTDYNGGLSIIEYLG, encoded by the coding sequence ATGGCAACTGAACTTCCACGCCCGGACTACAGCCGCAATATGCGCTTGATTGGCCACAGCGACCAGGGCGGTCGCCCGGACGGTGTCCAGCTGATGGTGCACCGCGGCTTTGCCTATATCGGCCATATGGTGTCGCAGGGCGTCTCAATTGTGGATGTCCGCGACCCAAAGAACCCGAAACCCGCAGGCTATATCGCCGCGCCGCCCGGCACCTGGAATGTGCATCTGCAAGCCCACGACGATCTGCTGCTGGTGATCAACGCCCGCGATCTCTTTGCCGACGCCCGCTTTGCTGATGAAAAGGTATACTACACCCGCTCGGTCGGCGAAACCGTAAGCGATGTGCAGGATAAGGGCTGGAGCGCCGGGCTGCGTATTTTCGATATCTCCACGCCGGACAAGCCGCGCGAAATCAGCTTTCTGTCGCTTGAGGGTATCGGCATTCACCGCATCTGGTATGTGGGAGGGCGCTGGGCCTATGTTTCTGCGCTGATCGACGGCTTTACCGACTACATCTTCCTGACCATCGATCTCAAAGACCCGCGCAAACCTGAGGTGGCTGGACGCTGGTGGCTGCCGGGCATGAACCAGGCCGCAGGCGAAACGCCGGGCTGGGAAGAGGGCAAACGCTACGCGCTGCACCACGCGATTATTGCCGGTGATACCGCCTACGGTAGCTGGCGCGACGGCGGCCTGACGCTGCTGGATGTGAAAGATCGCACTCAGCCGACGCTTATCAGCCACCGCAACTGGAGCCCGCCGTTTGGCGGCGGCACCCACACCGCGCTGCCGTTGCCGGATCGCGATCTGCTGGTGGTGCTGGATGAAGCGGTGCTCGACAATCAGGAGGATGGCGAGAAGCTGATCTGGCTGTTCGATATTCGCGAGCCCGCTAACCCGGTCAGCATCGCCACCTTCCCGCAGCCGGATGAGATCGATTATGTGGCGAAAGGGGCCCACTTCGGCCCGCACAACCTGCATGAGAACCGCCCCGGCAGCTTTATCAGCTCAACGCTGATTTTCGCCACCTACCAGAATGCCGGTGTGCGCGCCTACGATATCTCCAACCCCTATCGCCCGGTTGAGACCGGCGCGCTGGTGCCAGCGGCACCGGAAAAAATGATGGATACCCGCCCCGGTCGCCCGCGCGTGATCCAGTCCTGCGATGTGTTTGTTGACGCGCAGGGGATCATCTACAGCACCGACTACAACGGCGGGTTGTCGATTATTGAGTATCTGGGGTGA